The Campylobacter armoricus sequence TTATCGATGACTTTTTCACCTGAACTTGTGGATTTTTTTATCTTTGTTATAGATGTTGCTCAAGGAGAAAAAATTCCACGCAAAGGTGGTCCTGCTATTTGTAGATCTGATTTAATGATTATCAATAAAATAGACTTAGCTCCTTATGTGAATGCTTCTTTAAAAATCATGCAAGAAGATACTTTAAAAATGCGTGGAGATAGACCTTTTATCATGAGTAATCTTCAAACTAAAGAAGGTTTGGAAGAAATCATCACTTGGATTAAAAAATACACACTTTTAAAGGATTGATTTGTTTGCTCAAAAGAGTGTTTTTAAACTTACATTAGATACTATTAATGAAAAAACTATCATTAAAAATTCTTTTTTTACTCCTCCTTTTAAGCTTATGAGGAATTTTTATGATAAAAAATTAACTAGTATATATGTTTTAAATTCTAGTGCTGGAATTTTTAAAGATGATCATTTAAGTTTTGAAATCATATGTAAGAAAAATACAAATGCCGCTATACTTACACAAAGTTATGAAAAAGTATATGATACTAAAGATTCTTTTGCGAGTAAAAATATTGATTTTGCTCTTGAAGAAAATGCAAGTTTTTTTTATATGCCAAAGCCACTTTTGCTTCAAGAAAATGCAAATTTTATACAAAATACAAAGATTAATCTAGCTTCTTTTTCAAGATTAGTTTATGTTGATTTTGTCATTTTTGGTAGAGTGGCTATGGAAGAAAAATTTGCTTTTAAAAATTATGAGAGTTTAACTCAAATTTATAGAAATGACACTTTAATTTTAAATGATAAAATTAAAATCAATCCTTCTTATATGAAAGAAAATGAATTAAATTTTTTTGCAAATCATACGCATTATTTGAGTATTTATCTTTTTGGATACGATGAGTTTTATGAAGAATTAAAAGCTTTATTTGACGATATAAATCAACTTTTTTATGAGGGTTTATGTATAAAAATTCTTAGTAAGAAAAGTGAAAAATTACTTTTACTTCAAGATAAGCTTTTTAAATTTTGTCAAAATAAAATATAAAATATTGTGGTATTATAAAATTTTTAAAAACAAACTAAGGATTATAAATGCGATATGGTGAAAAAGAAATCAAAGAATTTAGCGTAGAAAATATGGAAGTTTGGCCAAATGATGCTAAAAATGATTATGTGATTAAAATCACTTTGCCTGAATTTATGTGTTGTTGTCCGCGTAGTGGATATCCTGATTTTGCTACTATTTATCTTGAATATATACCAAATAAATTAGTAGTTGAACTTAAAGCTATAAAACTTTATATAAATACTTTTATGTATAGAAATATTTCACATGAAGCAAGCATTAATGAAATTTATAATACTTTAAAAGAAAAACTTGATCCAAAATGGATAAAAGTAGTTGGTGATTTTAATCCTCGTGGTAATGTGCATACTGTTATAGAATGTAGATCTGATTTAGTAGTGTCTAAATAAAATATTGGTTTGAAAAATTCAATTTTTAAAAATATAAATTAAATTTATATAAATACACCAATTATATATTTTAAATACTTTTACTTTTAGAAACACCTTTTATATAAATAGGATACTTTTTATATTATTTTATAAAAAAGTATCTTAGAATTTACTCGAATTTACATTTTAAGGATAAATACAATGGAAAAGTATCAATTAGATCAAGAACAAAATTCACAAGAAGATCGTAGAGGCTTTTTAAAAAATTTAGGTATTACTTTGCTTGGAGCTAGTGCTTTAGCAAATGTTTCTTTAGATAATTACATTTTAGGAAGTAAAGTTCTTGCTAAAGAGTTAGATACTTTTAAAATAGAAGGTAAAAAAGATGTGATTTATCACGGGGAAAGACCTATGACAGCAGAAACACAAATTTATGCTTTAGATTCTGATTTTACAAGACCTGAAAATTTCTTTGTAAGAAATAATGGTGTTCCACCTGAAATGAGTACAATAAAAGAAAGAATGAAAAAAGGTTGGACGCTTGAAATTGGCGGAGAAAGTGTAAAAACTGCAAAAACATACACTCTAGATGAACTAAAGAAAAAATTCAAACATTATACCTATGCATTGACTTTAGAATGCGGTGGTAATGGTAGAGGCGAAGTTATACCTAGCACTAAAGGGACTCAATGGGGTTATGGAGCTGTTGCTTGTGGTAGATGGACAGGGGTTAGGCTAAAAGATATTTTAGAAGATTGTGGTGTAAAAGATGATGCTGTTTATATAGGGTATTATGGAATCGATACTAAATTAAATGGTGAAGAAGCTTCTCCTATTAGTAGAGGTGTGCCTATTAAAAAAGCTATGCAAGATGAAACATTAGTTGCTTGGGCTTATGAGGGTAAAGATATACCTTGGATTAATGGTTATCCACTTCGTTTAGTTTGTGGAGGATACCCTGCGAGTACAAGTGGCAAATGGCTTTCAAAAATTGTTGTAAGAAATAAAGTTCATGATGGTGAAAAAATGGATACTTCTTATAAAGTTCCAGTAAATCCTGTAAAACCAGGTGATTTTACATCTAAAGTTGAAATGAAGATCATCGAATCAATGCCAGTAAGATCTATCATCACTAACATCAAAAATAACACAAAAATTAAAGCAAATAAAAAATTTGAAGTTAGAGGAAAAGCTTGGGCGGGCGAGCTAGAAGTAAAAGAAGTGTATGTAAGTAATGACTATGGTGTAACTTGGACTAAAGCAAAAGTTGAAAAACCTTTAAATCGTCTTGCATGGCAAAAATGGAGCACTCAAATTTCAATCCCAACAAAAGGATATTATGAAATTTGGGCTAGAGCAGTTGATAGCAAAGAAAATAGTCAGCCTATGGTTTTAGCACAATGGAATCCAGGTGGTTATATCAACAATGCTTGTCATAGAATAAATATTCTTGGAGTATGAGATGTTTAAAAAAATAATCTTAGTTTTATGTATAGGATTTTCTTTTCTTTTTGCAAATGCGCAATATAAAGTAAATCCTGATACAGGATTGATTATAGATCCAGATTCTCCTTTAGTGGAAGCTAATTGTTTAGCTTGTCATGGCTCAGGGCTTATCACTAATATGCGTGCAAGCAAACAAGCTTGGCTTGCTGCTATTAGATGGATGCAAGAATCAGAAGGTTTATGGGAAATTCCTGCAGATGATGAGGAAAAAATTTTAAATTATTTAACTAAATATTACGGGGAAAAATACGATACTAGAAGAAGAATTCCTTTAGTTTTACTAGAAAAATAATCCAATATTTTGTATTATTGTAAAAAATATATGGAGGAAGATTATGAAAATAAAGGTTTTAAGCTTAGTTGCAAGTATAGTTTTAGTTTCAAACTTAGCTTTAGCTGATGAAAATTCAGGTTTGTTTTTGGGTGTTGATGCGGGATGGTTTCACACTAAAGTGAAAAGTGATCTTGAACACAATAAAGCAAAAAATGTCAAATATAATGGTGATTTAGAAGGTGATGTTCCAGTTTTTGGTTTAAGAGCTGGTTATCGTTTCAATGAAAACCATAGGGCTTATGGTGCTTATAGTTATTCTAGTGAATTTAGCGATGTTATCGATGTTGCAAGATTAAAAATTGATGGAGAATTTACTACACATAAATTCTTACTTGGATATGATTTTACTCCAAAAATATTTGAAAAAACAAGAGCAGTTTTAGGTATATATGGTGGTTATGCAAAGACAGATATTACTTTAAAGACAAAATTTTTATCTTTGTCTCAAGATTTTGATGGTTATACTTATGGAACAAAAATTGGTGCTTTATACGAATTAACTCCATTAAATGAGATTGAGTTTGGTTTTAAAATTGAACAAACTCATTATAATACAAGAAATTTTTATCAAAGCACCGTAGGTTCGAATTTTTATGATCCTAAGCAAACAAATTATGGTTTATATCTAGGATATACTTATAAATTTTAAGGAGAGATGATGCCAAAAGATGCAAATGGAACTGAGCTTAACGCAGGTGATAATGTAAGTGTGATTAAAGATTTAAAAGTTAAAGGTGCAAGTACAACTTTAAAGCGTGGTACTACTATCAAAAATATCAAACTTACAAATAAAGATACTGAAATTGAAGCTAAGGTAGATAAATTTGGCGTGATTGTTTTAAAAACCGAATTTCTTAAAAAAATATAAAAATTCCCAGTCAATTTTGGGAATTTTCTTCTTGATAAACGCAGTGTTTGAAAATAAATTGATGCTCCTCAGGTAAGTTTTCAAATAAAGCATTTGCGAGTTGTCTTATCTCCCACAGAGCTGATTTTGAGCTTCTTAGAGTAATGAAATTTTGCAAACTTCTTGCATTAATCGTTAAAGTTAATTCTGTTTTATAGCTTTCTGGCAAGCAGTATTTTGCTATATCCAAACTAATGCTATTTTGTAAAATTAAACGCAAATTTTCTAAAGCTTTAATGCTTGCATTATCTACTATTTCATTTCCAGTTAATACTAAATATTTTTTAGCATTTTCAAAGTCATTTTCTTTAAATTCATTTTCATTTCTAAGCTCTTTTAGTGTATATCTTGTACTTTTTACACTAGGGCTAGTATGTCGGTGTCTTGCAACTTCTTGCAAACATGCTCTTGAGATACCTTGTATATAAAAAGTATAATTTAAATGTTCTAAGGTTGAAGCATGCTTAAATTTATTTCCCACTCGATCGATTAATTCTTTATCTTTTTCTCCTCCGCAATCGCCTTTATCAAAACTTTGCCAACATGTTCTTGTAGCGTGAGAGCATACAGAAAGTGGAGTATAGTTTAACAATGTGATTTTCATTCAAATTTCCTTCACAAAATAATTGAATTTTACACAAATGTTTATAAAAATAAAATTTTTTATTCGTTATAATTTTAAAAAAATAAATTAAGGTTATTTATGAAATTAAAGCAAACTAAGTATATTTTTGTAACCGGTGGCGTTTTAAGTTCTTTGGGAAAAGGTATAGCAGCAGCTTCTATTGCTACGATTTTAAAAAATTCGGGTTTAAAAGTAAGTATTTTAAAAGCAGATCCTTATATTAATGTTGATCCTGGTACTATGAGTCCTTTAGAACATGGGGAAGTTTTTGTTACAGATGATGGTGCTGAAACAGATTTAGACTTAGGACATTATGAGAGATTTTTAAACGAGAACTTATCCCAAGATAACAACTTCACCACAGGAAGAGTTTATCAAAGCGTCATAGAAAAAGAAAGAAGAGGAGATTATTTAGGAAAAACCATACAAGTTATCCCTCATATAGTTGATGAAATAAAAGATCGTATTAAAAAAGCCGGAGTTGATAAAGATATTTTAATCGTTGAAATAGGCGGTACAGTAGGAGATATAGAAGGTTTGCCATTTTTAGAAGCTATTAGAGCTTTAAAGCTTGAAGTGGGTAAATATAATGCTATTAATATCCACTTAACTTTGGTGCCATTTATCAAAGCAGCAGGAGAGCTAAAGACAAAGCCAACTCAACATAGTGTCGGGGAGTTACGCCGTATAGGTATTAGTCCTGATATGATTATTTGTAGAAGTGAAAAATCTTTAGATAGAGAGTTAAAAGATAAAATTGCAATTTCATGTGGAGTTGAAAAAAACTGCGTTATAGAAAGTGTTGATGCAGCTAGTATTTATCAAATTCCACTAAATTTCTTAAAACAAGATATTTTAAACTCTATTGCAAATTTATTAGATCTTCAAAATTTAAAGCCAAATATGAATGAATGGGATTCTTTAGTTAAAAGAGTGATTGCCCCAAGCAATGAGCTTAGCATAGCCTTTGTAGGAAAATATGTAGATTTAAAAGAAAGTTATAAAAGCTTAACAGAAGCCATTATCCATGCAGGTGCAGCACTTGATGCAAGAGTAAATTTAAAATGGATTGATAGTGAAAAACTAGAAAATGCAAATATAGAAGAAAGTTTTAAAGATGTAAGTGGAATTTTAGTAGCAGGTGGTTTTGGATACCGCGGGGTAGAAGGAAAAATCAAAGCTATAAAATATGCAAGAGAGAATAAAATTCCATTTTTAGGAATTTGCTTGGGTATGCAGCTTTCTTTAGTGGAATTTGCTAGAAATGTTTTAAAACTTGAAGATGCAAATTCAAGTGAATTTGATAAAGATTGTAAAAATCCTATTATATTTTTGATTGATGAATTTATCGACGCAAGTGGAGAAAAGCAAATTAGAACAAGTAAAACTCCATTAGGCGGAACTATGCGTCTTGGAGCTTATGAGTGTCATATTAAGCCAAATACACTTTTAAGCAAGGTTTATGATAATCAAAAAAGTGTTAAAGAACGCCACCGCCACCGCTATGAAGCAAATCCAAAATATAAAGAAATGTTTGAAAAAAACGGGCTTATCATAAGCGGTGAAAATGAAGGTTTGGTTGAAGCTATAGAGCTAAAAGATCATCCATTTTTCTTAGCAGTTCAGTTCCACCCTGAATTTACTTCACGCTTAGTCAGGGTTAATCCTGCTATTTTTTCTTTTATTAAAGCATCTTTAAAAAATCATGTTAAATAAAGCCAAAATAAAAGAAATTTTACACCAGCGTTTTATCAACGATACGCATGTAAAGCTTTGTGATTTACCTATGCCATCTTGCTTAAAAGATGTCTATAAGGGTGCTTTGCGTATTAAAGAAGCAATTGAAAAAAACCAAAAGCTTGCTATTGTTGGGGATTATGATGTAGATGGAGTGATTTCTTGTGTGATTTTATCTGAATTTTTTGATGATATCGGATATGATTATGTGGTAAAAATTCCAAATCGTTTTAAAGATGGATATGGTTTAAATGAAGAAATCATCAACGAACTTGATGGAGTAGATTTAATCATCACTGTAGATAATGGTATAGCAGCATTTGAAGCAGCAGAGCTTTGTTTGCAAAAAGGAATTGACTTAATCATCACTGATCATCATATGCCAGCAGCTATCTTACCAAAAGCTTATGCAATCATCAATCCTAAACAACAAGATTGTGAATTTCCTGATATTGAAATTTGTGGCGCTCAAGTGGCTTGGTATTTGATAGCTGCTATAAAAGAAGTATGTAAGATTAATTATAATATGTGTAAATTTATAGAGCTTTTATCCATTGCAATTATTGCAGATATGATGGAGCTTAGAGATTTAAATAGGGCTTTGGTTAGAAAAGGTATAGAGTGTATTAATGATTCTAAGCGTGTAGCGTTTCGGGCGATTAAGCAGTATTTTGGTAAAGATAAATTCGAACTTGATAATATCAGTTTTTTAATTGCACCTTTGATTAATAGTGCCGGTAGAATGGATGATGCGATAATTTCTTACAAATTTTTACATTCTAAAAATATCGATGAGGTTGTGGGGTATTTAGAGCAAATCATCACTTATAATAATAATCGCAAAGATGAAGAAAGAGAGCTTTTTAAACAATGCTTAGAGCAAGTTGATGAAAACAATCCTGTGATTATTGTCAATGGGCAAAATTGGCATGAGGGGGTTTTAGGTATAGTTGCAAGTCGTTTGGCAAAGCATTTTAACAAACCTGCTTTTGTTTTTTCAGAATGTGAGCAAAAAGCTAAAGCTAGTGTTAGAAGTGTAGGAAAGATTGATATTTTAAAAGTAATAGAACAAGCTAAAGAATATGTTTTAAGTTATGGTGGCCACAAAGGTGCTGCAGGGGTTTTGGTAGAACTTGAGAAATTTGAAATGTTCAAAACAAAACTCAATGAAATCTGTAAAAATATTCCTAAAGATGATTTTTACAATACAGATGAAGTTTTAGGTAGTATTGATCCAAATGAAGTGGATTTTGAGCTTTTGGAAATTTTAGAATTCTTTGAGCCTTTTGGGCATAAAAATCCAAGGCCGTATTTTAAATTTGATAAGCTTTTTGTGAAAAATAAAAAAAGATTAGGAAAAGAAGAAAATCATATAAAACTTATTTTAACTCAAGGAAATAAGATTTTAGAAGCTTTATTTTTTAACTTTGACTATGAGCCACAAATTGGAGAAAGTATAGATTTTATTGCGGGTATTTCTAAAAATAACTTTAGAGGATTAATAACCCCTCAACTTACTATCAAAGAAATTTTAAGATAATTTTTTATATGACTAAATTCGATATAAAGGAGTAAAATGATAAAAAAAGTATTATTGTTTGTTTTTTCTTTTAGCATTGCTTTTTCTTTTGAAACAAAAATTTTTATAGGAGATACATATATACCTGAAAATTTTTATAAATATGATAAAGAATTTAAAGCAGCTGCTAAAAAATACAATATACCTATAGTATTACTTAAGGCTATTACGCTAACAGAAAATGCAACATTTAAGCATAATATCATAGGAAAGAATAAAAACCAAACCAAAGATTATGGCTTAATGCAAATTAATACTATCCATTTAAAGCGTTACAATATAAATGAAAAAGATATTATAAAACCAAGTGTAAATATAGAAATAGCAGCAAGATTACTTCATGAGATCATTCAAAAACATGGTTTTAGTTGGAATGCTATAGGAAGATATCATTCAGCAAATGATAAATATAAAAATATCTGGTTGAATAAGGTTACTAAGCATTTAATAACTATCGTTTTAAAAGATAGCAAAGAACTTTTTATGATGGAAAAATTTAGACTTGCTAAGCTTACGACTTTGTTAATAAATGTTGATAAAAAACAATATGATTATTTAGTCACTTGGATAAGATAGTGCTTGCTATTTATATAAAGTAAATTTAAATAAAATTATTATAAACTTACAAGTTTTAATGAATTATTAATATTAAGGAGTTTATATGTCTTATTTCACGGGGGGGGGTATTGATTTTCAATCAAACCAAACTTCATCTTTAACTAATTCTTTTAATTCGTTTGTTTTAAACAAACATATTACACATAATAATCTTTCTTTTACTAAAAAAACTTTTTTATCTTTAGCAACTATATCTTTTTTAGCTACCTGTGCTAATGCTAGTATTACAACTATTAATGATAAAGTTTCTAATGGTAGTATAACTATTGCTAATGCTAGAAGCAATATATCAAGAGATATTAGTGGTGGTGGTTGTAGTGGAACAATTTGTACTATAGAAACCACTCAAAATAATGGAGTAACTATAAGTGGTAATAATGGTGGAACTTTAACCATTACAGATAAGGGAAGTATAACTAATAATAATAAATATGGTAGTGGAGTTTTAATTAATGGCAGTGCTACTAATGTAAATATTAATAATAGTGGAACTATTGATTCTACAAATACAAATAATCAAAGTGGTAATGGTATTAGTGTAGAAGGAAATAACAATAATAATATTACTATAACTAATAGTGGAAGTATCAATAGTGGTACTTTTAATGGAATTGAAATTAAAGGTAGTAATAATACTATAAACAATCTTACCAATAGTGGAACTATAACTGGTAAAGGTAATGGTATAAGTGTTAATGGTAGCAACAATGTAATTAAAACTTTGGATAATAGTGGAACTATAACTGGTAAAAATAATGGTGTAAATATTAGTGGTAACAACACTATAAACAATCTTACCAATAGTGGAACTATTAATTCAACTAATGGTAAAGGTATGACTATAGGTTCTAATGCTAGTATAGAAAATATTAGCAATAATGGCTTAATAACTGGTAGCAATGGACAATATGCTATAGAAATAGGTAATAATAGAAACAATGGTGCCACTATTACTAACTTTACTAATAATGGAACTATAGGTAGTTCAAATTCTAGTTATGCCATAGTGGGTTGGGCTAATGGTAGTAAGAAAACCACTATTACTAATTTTACTAATAATGGTTTAATACAATCAGGTCCTAAAGAAGCAATATATTTAAATAATACCAATATAGGAACTTTTACCAATAGTGGAACAATTACTTCATCTAAAGGTTCTGGTTTAAATTTTGGTAATGTAACTATAGATAACTTTAACAATAGTGGGACTATAAATGGCGGTGGTTATGTTGCATTGTATATACAAGGAGGACATATAAAAACTTTAAATATAAATGAAGGTTCTCGTATATCCGGTTCTTTTGGTATAGCTATTCATAAAGGAGGGAAACTAAGTAACCTCAATGTAAATGGAGGTGTTTTTAATACAAAATATAGTGCTGTTATATTTCAAGGTGCTAAAACTGATACAAATATAAATATAGCAAATTCAAAAATAACTACAAACGATTTTGGTTTGTATATGCTTAATTCAGCGATAACAGGTAATACTTTTGATATAAAAAATTCTACTTTTACAACTAAAATAGATGGAATAGCAATGACTAGTTCTAAAGTAAATTCTAGTATTAATTTAGATAATTCTAAATTTAATGCTGGTACCAATGCTATTTTATTAGATGGAAATTCAAAATTAACTGGAAATATAAGCATAAAAAATAATTCTAGTTTATTTGGTGGTACTAGTGGAATAGGAATTAGAGATAATTCTAAAATCACCTCTGATATAAACATAGAAGATGAAAGTTTATTAGGTGGGAAAATAGGTATAACACTAACAAAAAATGCTGGCATTGATGGAAGTATCAATCTAAAAAATGGCGCAACCATAGCTAGCCTAAAACAAGAAAAAGATGCCCTAAAATATGATGAAAGTGGCACAGCTATACTTAATGAAGGAACTATCAAAGGTAATATCTCTTTAGATAAATCTTTCATTTATGGAAGTGTTTATAATAAAAACACCATAGGTGGTAATATATCTTTAAATAATAAATCTTATATTAGCTCTATAAACAATCAAAAAATATTCAAGGCTCTATAGACTTAAAAGAACAATCTCACATTAATAGTATTTTAAATAATGGAACTATAGAAAAAGGAATAAGTCTTGATAAAAGTACTATAGGCTCTATAGAAAATTCAGGCATTATAGGTAATGGTGGTATTAAATTAAATAATGAAAGTAAAATAGGCTCTATTACAAACAATAAAAATGCTAAAACTGATTTAGATTTAAAAAACAATTCCATAGTAGATTTAGTAAAAAATGAAGGCACTATGGAAATAACTAAAGATGAAACTAGTTCTATAAATGCCTTTGATAATAATGGTAATTTATTAAGCAAATTTGAAAACAATAGTCAAATGCAAGCTATTATAAATAATAACAATGCTATTATGGAACAAGGCTTAGAAAATACTGGCTCTATAGCTGCTATTAACAATGCAGGAACTATAACAGGTATAAATAATACCTTTAATAAAATAACTAAAGATGATATAAAAAAAGGCACTATAGGCACTATAGTAAATACAGGCATTATAGGTAATGAAGCTAGTCCTTTAGCTACTCAAGATATTACTTATGGTATTAATAATAGTGGCACTATAGAAAAACTTATCAATTCTTCAGGAGATATTAACAATCCTAATACTGATAAAGATATTCATATATATGGTGGTATTAATAATAGTGGTTATATAGATATATTTAATACAGGTAATATTCATGGTGGTATTACCAATAGTGGAACTTTAATCCTTAGTAATGGACACATTCATTCTGGAAATGGTTCTACTCAAGCTTCTTGGCATGGAGGCTTTATAGGTAAAAATAACAATGGCTACCATATAGAAAACAATGACAATGGTAAAGTTAGTATAGATGGTTGGTATTTTAATGATTTAGAATACAAAGGAACTACTCAAGAAGATATAGCAAATAGATTAGAAAATGCCATTATAGTAGGTGGAAATAATATAGGTGGTATTAGTGCAGATAAAATCTATGTAAATACAAGCAATTTAAAATTAAATACAATCTATGAAGGCAATACTTTCTTTATTGATGAAAATGGTAAAGTAATAGGTGATAAAATAAACAATAATGCAGGTGTAAATGCTAATAACATACATAGCTTATCAGGAATTTATGACTTTTTAGGTTTAGGTGAAGGTCGATATATAGCTAATGTTAATGTATCAGAATTAAGTGGTAAAACTCTA is a genomic window containing:
- a CDS encoding beta strand repeat-containing protein, with product MSYFTGGGIDFQSNQTSSLTNSFNSFVLNKHITHNNLSFTKKTFLSLATISFLATCANASITTINDKVSNGSITIANARSNISRDISGGGCSGTICTIETTQNNGVTISGNNGGTLTITDKGSITNNNKYGSGVLINGSATNVNINNSGTIDSTNTNNQSGNGISVEGNNNNNITITNSGSINSGTFNGIEIKGSNNTINNLTNSGTITGKGNGISVNGSNNVIKTLDNSGTITGKNNGVNISGNNTINNLTNSGTINSTNGKGMTIGSNASIENISNNGLITGSNGQYAIEIGNNRNNGATITNFTNNGTIGSSNSSYAIVGWANGSKKTTITNFTNNGLIQSGPKEAIYLNNTNIGTFTNSGTITSSKGSGLNFGNVTIDNFNNSGTINGGGYVALYIQGGHIKTLNINEGSRISGSFGIAIHKGGKLSNLNVNGGVFNTKYSAVIFQGAKTDTNINIANSKITTNDFGLYMLNSAITGNTFDIKNSTFTTKIDGIAMTSSKVNSSINLDNSKFNAGTNAILLDGNSKLTGNISIKNNSSLFGGTSGIGIRDNSKITSDINIEDESLLGGKIGITLTKNAGIDGSINLKNGATIASLKQEKDALKYDESGTAILNEGTIKGNISLDKSFIYGSVYNKNTIGGNISLNNKSYISSINNQKIFKAL